The following proteins are co-located in the Pseudoalteromonas sp. N1230-9 genome:
- a CDS encoding DegT/DnrJ/EryC1/StrS aminotransferase family protein, translating to MIALNNPVKPNLKKLQKLLEKINDNSWFTNFGPMHKELTEKLEDYLCVENLLLTNNGTSALQIAGRALNSHSLISTPFSFVATVSAFKWQKDEVAFADIDSSSLNICPDAIKAAYEQGCKADTLVATHVYGNPCDVLKLKDLGEQKDFKIIYDAAHAFGVKINEQSILKYGDASTLSFHATKVFHTVEGGAVIFKDKDSYERAERLINFGSNPSDSNHVGINAKMNEYQAAVGLVNLEEIDDVLDHRAELFHAYRQGLKDVVKLPTWHPEANANGAYMPILLDSEKQLKKVTQALEENNIQSRNYFAPSLDRIFVDEHNYGTSNSLKASESILCLPLHAHLKLHDIATVIENVKKGL from the coding sequence ATGATTGCCTTAAACAACCCTGTTAAACCTAACTTAAAAAAGCTCCAAAAATTACTCGAAAAAATAAATGATAATAGTTGGTTCACTAATTTTGGGCCTATGCATAAAGAATTAACTGAAAAGTTAGAGGATTATTTATGTGTAGAAAACCTTTTACTGACAAATAATGGTACGTCAGCACTTCAAATCGCAGGTAGGGCACTTAACAGCCACTCTCTAATCTCAACACCATTTAGCTTTGTAGCTACTGTTAGCGCTTTTAAATGGCAGAAAGATGAAGTGGCATTTGCGGATATTGACTCAAGTAGTTTAAATATTTGCCCAGATGCAATTAAAGCTGCTTACGAACAAGGCTGTAAAGCTGATACTTTAGTTGCTACACATGTGTATGGAAACCCGTGTGATGTTCTTAAATTAAAAGATCTTGGCGAACAAAAAGACTTCAAAATTATTTATGATGCCGCGCATGCTTTTGGTGTGAAAATCAATGAACAATCAATTTTAAAGTATGGGGATGCGAGTACATTGAGTTTCCATGCAACCAAAGTTTTTCATACGGTTGAAGGTGGAGCTGTTATTTTTAAAGATAAAGACAGCTATGAAAGAGCTGAGCGACTCATTAATTTTGGATCTAACCCAAGTGATTCGAACCATGTTGGCATAAATGCAAAAATGAATGAGTATCAAGCAGCTGTTGGTTTGGTTAACCTTGAAGAAATAGATGATGTGCTTGACCATAGAGCTGAGTTATTTCATGCATACAGGCAAGGTTTAAAGGATGTAGTTAAGTTACCTACTTGGCACCCAGAAGCAAATGCTAATGGTGCTTATATGCCAATCTTGTTAGACAGTGAGAAACAGCTAAAGAAAGTGACTCAAGCGTTAGAAGAAAATAATATTCAAAGCCGCAATTACTTTGCTCCTTCATTAGACCGAATCTTTGTAGATGAACACAATTATGGAACGTCCAATAGCTTAAAAGCATCAGAAAGTATCTTGTGTTTGCCTTTACATGCGCATTTAAAACTACACGATATTGCAACCGTTATCGAAAATGTAAAAAAAGGATTGTAG
- a CDS encoding lipopolysaccharide biosynthesis protein, translating into MHDKKKIKSGFIWSALDSLGTQAIALATSLVLANILGPAVFGLIAMLTIFIAVANVFINSGFNAALIRKTDRDESDFATTFYFSLGVSIGCYLLLFFCAPYIAQFYQQPELTTLTRVIALVVVINTFSAIPIVKLSVSLNFKTQAKCNFIALTCSSLLALALAYFDHGVWALVAQQLALAIINVLMLNILVPWRPKRKFSKESFKNLFGFGSKLLLSGLLDTIYNNIYSLIIGKQFTAVQLGLFNQANRLSSLPAVTLTGVIQKVTFPMLSAIQHDTKKLDASYLLTLQFAAVVIFPVMFGLCIIAKPLIEILLGQEWQGTAELVSIITMALVLYPIHAINLNMLQVKGRSDLFLKLEIIKKITITLILVVTVPMGIKAMCIGMVVSSYLALFINTYYTGKLSSLTAYKQLIALLPIALITAFSAFLGYSVGMNFSSNIIQIITMLGVALGSYILILILMQRSLLIALKNTLKN; encoded by the coding sequence ATGCACGACAAGAAAAAAATTAAAAGTGGTTTTATTTGGAGTGCATTAGATAGTTTAGGCACACAAGCAATAGCTTTAGCTACAAGCTTAGTTCTGGCTAATATCTTAGGTCCGGCAGTATTTGGCTTAATTGCCATGCTAACGATATTTATTGCGGTTGCTAATGTGTTTATTAATAGCGGGTTCAACGCTGCATTGATACGAAAGACAGACAGAGATGAGTCTGATTTTGCGACTACTTTCTATTTCAGTCTTGGTGTATCCATAGGCTGTTACCTATTACTATTTTTCTGCGCCCCTTATATTGCCCAATTCTATCAGCAACCAGAGCTAACTACACTAACCAGAGTTATTGCACTCGTTGTCGTGATTAATACTTTTTCGGCAATTCCCATTGTCAAACTCAGTGTAAGCTTAAACTTTAAAACGCAAGCTAAGTGCAACTTCATTGCACTTACTTGTAGCAGTCTATTAGCATTGGCTTTGGCTTATTTTGATCATGGTGTGTGGGCGTTAGTGGCTCAACAACTAGCATTAGCAATCATCAATGTATTGATGCTAAATATTTTGGTGCCTTGGAGGCCTAAGCGCAAGTTTTCTAAAGAATCCTTTAAAAATCTATTTGGTTTTGGTTCAAAGCTACTCTTATCTGGCCTGTTAGATACTATTTACAATAATATTTATAGTCTAATTATCGGTAAGCAGTTTACAGCCGTTCAGCTTGGTTTATTCAATCAAGCGAATAGGCTGTCTAGTTTACCTGCGGTTACTTTGACAGGGGTAATTCAAAAAGTTACTTTTCCTATGTTAAGTGCGATACAGCACGATACGAAGAAACTTGATGCATCGTACTTATTAACTTTGCAATTTGCTGCAGTAGTCATATTCCCAGTTATGTTTGGTTTATGCATTATTGCCAAGCCGTTGATTGAGATCTTATTAGGGCAAGAATGGCAGGGTACCGCAGAGCTTGTCAGTATCATTACAATGGCGTTAGTGCTTTATCCAATTCATGCTATTAATTTAAACATGTTACAAGTGAAGGGACGTTCTGACCTCTTCTTAAAATTAGAAATAATTAAGAAGATAACGATTACCTTAATACTTGTCGTGACGGTACCTATGGGTATTAAAGCAATGTGTATAGGTATGGTTGTCAGCTCTTATTTGGCATTATTTATCAATACTTATTACACAGGTAAGCTTTCGAGCTTAACGGCTTATAAGCAGCTGATAGCTTTACTTCCGATTGCGCTTATTACCGCTTTTTCGGCCTTTTTGGGATATAGCGTTGGTATGAACTTCAGCAGCAATATTATTCAAATTATCACTATGTTAGGTGTTGCTCTAGGAAGCTATATTCTAATTCTAATTCTGATGCAGCGATCATTGCTTATTGCCTTAAAAAACACATTAAAAAATTAA